The Mustela erminea isolate mMusErm1 chromosome 6, mMusErm1.Pri, whole genome shotgun sequence genome includes a region encoding these proteins:
- the LOC116592485 gene encoding olfactory receptor 6C2-like — MRNHTITTFILLGLTNDPQLKIMIFIFLFLTYMLSITGNLTIISLTFIDSHLQNAMYFFLQNFSFLEISFTSACIPRYLYNILTDDKTITYDNCAFQIFFTDLFGVTEFFLLATMSYDRYVAICKPLHYVTIMNKKVCRRLILGCWTAGFLIILPPLSLGLNLEFCDSNVIDHFFCDASPLLKISCSETWLIERMVIVCAVLTFIMTLICVLLSYIYIIKAILRFSSSQQRKKAFSTCSSHMIVVSITYGSCIFIYVKPSAKESVAIDKGVAVLTTSIAPMLNPFIYTLRNKQVKQAVKDSIKRIALFSKK; from the coding sequence ATGAGAAACCACACAATAACAACTTTTATCCTGTTGGGACTGACCAATGATCCACAACTGAAGATTATGATTTTCATCTTTCTATTTCTCACTTATATGTTGAGTATAACTGGGAACCTGACAATTATCTCCCTTACCTTCATAGATTCTCACCTTCAGAATGCCATGTACTTTTTCCTACAAAATTTCTCCTTCTTAGAGATCTCATTtacctctgcttgtattcccagATATTTGTACAACATATTAACAGATGACAAGACAATCACATATGACAATTgtgcttttcagattttttttactgATCTTTTTGGTGTAACAGAATTTTTTCTCCTGGCCACCATGTCCTATGATCGATATGTTGCCATCTGCAAACCCCTGCATTATGTGACCATCATGAACAAGAAGGTCTGTAGAAGACTCATCCTTGGGTGCTGGACAGCTGGCTTCTTGATCATTCTTCCACCACTTAGCCTGGGCCTAAATCTGGAATTCTGTGACTCTAATGTTATTGACCATTTTTTCTGTGATGCATCCCCCCTCCTAAAAATATCATGCTCAGAAACATGGCTTATAGAGCGGATGGTCATAGTCTGTGCTGTGTTGACCTTCATTATGACCCTCATATGTGTACTTCTATCCTACATATACATCATCAAGGCTATTCTACGATTCTCTTCTTCCCAGCaaagaaaaaaggcattttcTACATGTTCTTCCCACATGATTGTAGTCTCCATCACTTATGGAAGCTGTATTTTCATCTATGTTAAGCCTTCAGCAAAGGAATCAGTGGCCATTGATAAGGGTGTGGCAGTCCTTACTACATCCATTGCTCCTATGCTGAACCCCTTCATTTATACCTTGAGAAACAAGCAAGTAAAACAAGCTGTCAAAGACTCAATCAAAAGAATTGCATTATTCTCAAAGAAGTAA